A single genomic interval of Adhaeribacter pallidiroseus harbors:
- a CDS encoding cupin domain-containing protein, with protein sequence MIKAYKIYTGPDGHTHVTEGHVTENQINQATGIRFKETAAPAEYDWHTAPTTQYVLSLSGILEFETYSGQTFLLKPGEVLLAMDTTGSGHKWRLLGNDPWKRAYVLFAAGQEINFIPTTTEAEA encoded by the coding sequence ATGATAAAAGCTTATAAAATTTATACCGGGCCGGATGGCCATACCCACGTAACTGAAGGCCATGTAACCGAAAACCAAATAAACCAGGCTACCGGGATTCGGTTTAAGGAAACGGCTGCTCCAGCCGAATATGATTGGCATACCGCTCCTACCACCCAATACGTGCTAAGCTTATCGGGAATCTTAGAGTTTGAAACTTATTCGGGACAAACCTTTCTCTTAAAACCGGGTGAGGTATTGTTGGCCATGGACACCACAGGTTCAGGCCATAAATGGCGATTGCTGGGTAATGATCCCTGGAAGAGGGCTTACGTGTTGTTTGCTGCTGGTCAGGAAATAAACTTTATCCCCACTACAACGGAGGCAGAAGCATAA
- a CDS encoding transporter substrate-binding domain-containing protein, which translates to MKNNTLLVGYSENAPWVIKTKANPTGLEADLIVEFAKTQQAKIIWVNDTEQDLFEKLENRELQLVIGGITDKNTWKSKVSFTQPYLEFNKEKHVMAVLKGENAFAVALEEFLYQHKSNLHTRLSAYEAH; encoded by the coding sequence ATAAAAAATAACACCTTATTAGTTGGTTACTCTGAAAACGCTCCGTGGGTAATTAAAACTAAAGCAAACCCCACCGGCTTGGAAGCTGATTTAATAGTAGAATTTGCTAAAACGCAGCAAGCTAAAATTATCTGGGTGAACGATACAGAACAAGATTTATTTGAAAAACTAGAAAATCGGGAATTACAACTGGTAATTGGCGGAATTACCGATAAAAACACTTGGAAAAGTAAAGTAAGTTTTACGCAGCCTTATCTAGAGTTTAATAAAGAAAAACATGTAATGGCCGTTTTAAAAGGGGAAAATGCTTTTGCCGTGGCTTTAGAAGAATTTTTATACCAACACAAATCAAACCTGCACACCCGCCTCTCCGCTTATGAAGCCCATTAA
- a CDS encoding cation diffusion facilitator family transporter gives MKPIKNFEFPPELQPLYRKAKRLEWITIVYLAITIVIMFLTMGNSQAMKTAWFEDVLSLTPSIAFLVVSRIFLKPANKEFPYGYHKVVSIAYLCSSLALFSVGCFLVIDSATTLLKADRPTISTIVIFGQQIWLGYVMIAALIWGTVPAIFLGRAKLPLAEKLHEKNLHTDAEMQKADWMTGVAAILGIVGIGFGFWWADAAAASLIAVDIIKDGFKNLKQALFDLMDQIPKTVDNQKTDPLIKHIEEYLKEKAWIKESAIRLREDGHIYFGEAFVVPVATTNLTEHIEKTSQEIENMHWHLHEFIITLVSHLPAPADEQA, from the coding sequence ATGAAGCCCATTAAAAACTTTGAATTTCCCCCGGAATTGCAGCCCTTATATCGGAAAGCCAAACGTTTGGAATGGATTACCATTGTTTACTTAGCCATTACCATTGTCATTATGTTTCTGACCATGGGCAATTCGCAGGCTATGAAAACAGCCTGGTTCGAAGATGTATTAAGCCTCACTCCTTCTATTGCATTCCTGGTAGTATCCCGAATATTTTTAAAACCAGCTAACAAGGAATTTCCATACGGTTACCACAAAGTAGTTTCCATTGCCTATTTATGCAGCTCCTTAGCTTTATTTTCGGTAGGTTGCTTTCTAGTTATTGATTCGGCCACAACGCTCCTGAAAGCCGACCGACCCACTATTAGTACCATTGTTATTTTTGGCCAGCAAATCTGGCTTGGGTATGTTATGATTGCGGCCTTAATCTGGGGAACGGTACCAGCTATTTTCCTGGGAAGAGCGAAGCTACCGCTGGCCGAGAAACTGCACGAGAAAAATCTGCACACGGATGCCGAAATGCAAAAGGCCGATTGGATGACCGGGGTGGCGGCTATTTTGGGTATTGTGGGTATTGGCTTTGGTTTCTGGTGGGCCGATGCCGCGGCAGCTTCTTTAATTGCCGTGGATATAATTAAAGATGGTTTTAAAAATTTAAAACAAGCCTTATTTGATTTAATGGACCAAATACCCAAAACCGTAGATAACCAGAAAACCGATCCGTTGATCAAACACATTGAGGAATACTTAAAAGAAAAGGCCTGGATCAAAGAATCGGCCATCCGGTTGCGCGAAGATGGGCATATCTATTTTGGAGAAGCATTTGTGGTGCCGGTCGCAACCACCAATTTAACGGAACACATCGAAAAAACTAGTCAGGAAATTGAAAATATGCATTGGCATCTCCATGAATTTATCATTACTTTGGTAAGCCATTTACCTGCGCCGGCAGATGAGCAGGCTTAG
- a CDS encoding 3-keto-disaccharide hydrolase: MKKQMKLWVLAFLFVGCTSSMNKGTKNSKDGWISLFDGTSLNGWRASENPNTFSVENGAIVVHGPRAHLFYEGPVQNHEFKNFEFKAQVMTTPGSNSGMFIHTAYQETGWPSKGYEIQVNNSHTDWRRTGSLYAVQDVKEQIVKDNEWYTEQISVQGKHITIKINDKTVVDYTEPDSVATKNMGGKMLSSGTVALQGHDPASKVYFKDVMIKPLP; encoded by the coding sequence ATGAAAAAACAAATGAAGCTTTGGGTATTGGCCTTCTTATTTGTAGGCTGTACTTCCAGTATGAACAAAGGAACAAAAAACAGTAAAGATGGCTGGATTAGCCTGTTCGATGGCACGTCTTTAAACGGTTGGCGGGCCAGCGAAAATCCTAATACCTTTAGCGTAGAAAATGGGGCTATCGTGGTGCACGGTCCGCGGGCACACCTGTTCTACGAAGGTCCCGTACAAAACCACGAATTTAAAAATTTTGAATTTAAGGCCCAGGTCATGACTACTCCCGGCTCTAATTCGGGCATGTTTATTCATACGGCTTATCAGGAAACTGGCTGGCCGTCTAAAGGCTACGAAATTCAGGTAAATAATTCGCACACCGACTGGCGCCGGACCGGCAGTTTGTACGCGGTGCAAGACGTAAAAGAACAAATCGTAAAAGATAACGAATGGTACACCGAACAAATATCCGTTCAAGGAAAACACATCACCATTAAAATTAACGATAAAACTGTAGTGGATTATACCGAACCCGACAGCGTAGCTACCAAAAATATGGGCGGAAAAATGCTATCTAGTGGTACAGTAGCTCTTCAGGGTCATGATCCGGCAAGCAAGGTTTATTTTAAAGATGTTATGATTAAACCGTTGCCCTAA